Part of the Alicyclobacillus vulcanalis genome is shown below.
TCCTGGATGTCAATGCCGTAGACCATCCCCAGGTTGACGATGTCGATCTGGATTTCGGGGTCGAGCACGTCCATCAGCACCGTGCGCACCTGTTCCTCGGTGACCACGCGCATCCCCCCTCTATTCATTTTACAGCAAACTGTCAATCGGCGTATATGCCATGCCCAGCGCGTCGGCGACGGCCCGATACGTCACGTGGCCCTTGTACACGTTCACGCCCCGGGCCAAGGCCGGATCGCGCCTGAGCGCATCCTCGCGTCCCTGGGCCAAGCGCAGCGCGTACGGCGCGGTGGCGTTGGTGAGTGCCAGGGTGGACGTGCGCGGAACTGCTCCGGGAATGTTGGCCACAGCGTAATGCAGAACGCCGTGCTTTTCAAACACAGGATTGGAGTGCGTCGTGATGCGGTCAATGGTCTCGATGGAACCACCTTGATCGATGGCCACGTCCACCACGACGGCGCCGCGGTTCATGCCCTTCACCATCTCTTCGGTGACAATCTTTGGCGCGCGGGCACCGGGAATGAGCACCGCCCCGATGAGCAGGTCGGCGCCCTCAATCTGCTCGCGCAAGTTATAGGGATTCGACATCATGGTCCGCACGCGGCCCTGGAACAAATCGTCGAGCTCCCGGAGGCGCTGCGGGTTGTTATCCAAGATGGTCACGTCGGCGCCCATGCCCGCGGCCACGCGAGCCGCATTGGTGCCGACAATTCCGCCACCCACGACGATCACGCGCGCCGGCAAGACGCCCGGAACCCCGCCAAGCAGCACACCGCGCCCGCCGTGCGCCTTCTCCAAGAAGTGTGCCCCAATTTGGATGGACATCCGCCCCGCCACCTCGGACATCGGGGTGAGGAGCGGAAGAGACCGGTCCTCGAGCTGCACCGTTTCGTATGCGACAGCCGTCACACCCGACTCCACGAGTGCCTTGGTCAGCTCGGGTTCGGGCGCGAGATGGAGATACGTAAATAAAATGAGCCCTGACCGGAAGTAAGAATATTCAACCGGTTGGGGCTCTTTGACCTTCATGACCATTTCGGCTGTCTTCCAAACCGTTTCTGCGTCCGGGACGATGGTCGCGCCTGCGGCGATGTAGTCTTCGTCTCGGAACCCACTTCCGTCTCCCGCACCTGCCTCGATGCGAACCTCGTGCCCTTGGTCGACCAGCGCGTGGGCCAGAGCCGGCGTGATGGCGACGCGGTTCTCGTTGTCCTTGATTTCCTTTGGTACGCCGATAATCACGTTTTGATCCCCCCAGCGTGCGTTGGAGCCATTCGCCCTCATTCCGCATCCAGTGTACTGAGCCCGTCCACGAAACGCAATGGCAGACACGGCGAATGGGGCAGGCCCAGCGCTACGCTTCGGGGACGAGCGGCGCATCCAACAGCGTGACGTGACAGGTTCGGCTGAAGAAATCCGTTCCCTTCTCCGACAGCACGCGAAATTCCACGCGCACCCGCTCTTTGGGCTGCAGGACGGTCGGCCACGACACGCCCGGCAGCTCGGGGGTCACGTGAAAGAGAAAGCGCACCGACGTCGGATCAAAGAAGGTGCCGGACGCGCTCTCGGAAAACCAAATGACGGCGCGCTCGTCGGCGAGATGAATGGGATAAGACGCTTGATTGACGAGCGTCGCGTAGACGTCCGCCGACTGCCAGCTCGGCCCTTGCCCGCCTGGCGCAGGCAACACCTGAATGTCTTCGACCGCGACGGGCGCCTCTTTCCAGACGAGATTGGCGGCTTCGGGCGAGACGGATCGGCTGTAGAAAAAGCGCACGTGCGGGATCTCGATGAGCGCCTGCGAACCGGCCGCATGAGGACCGGAGGGGTGAAATCCCCAGGTGACGGTCTGGCCGGGCTTCAGTCCCTGAGCAGGGGCGTTCACGAACGTGAGCCAGTTCTCGCGACCGCCTGCTTCCGTGAACCAAAGCACGCCCATCAGCTCGGGCTCGTACAGCGTCCGCTGCGAGGTGTTGCGCAGCGTCGCGATGACGCACGAGTTCTCGGGCTCGCCGGGCAGCGTGCCGATGTGGACGTGGGTCACCTCGACCGGCGCATAGGCGAGACCGAAGCCGTGGACCACCTCGCGCACGAGGCCCTGGTTGACGCCTCGGGACGTCACGTGCGCATTTTGCACAGTATCCATGGGCGGTCTCGGCCAGCCTGCGACGAGACAAAGGAGTGCGACCGCGGCCGAGGCAGCCCAAAGGCCTGCCGTCGACAAGAGGCGCCGCCTGGTTGTCCGTGCCGGCCGCACGCCCGATGCCTGGCGAAGCACGCGCTCTTTCAACTCATTCCGAAAGGGAACGGATTCACGATTGCGATACCATTCCCGCAGTTTGACGTCTTGATCGTCATCCTCGCGCATGGTCAACGCCCATCCCTCCCCGCTCGGCAAGCGCCCGCTCCAGCAGATGGCGGCCTCGATGCAGCCGAGTCCTGACGGTCTCGTCGCGAATCCCGAGGACCTCCGCGACTTCATGCGTCGTGAGATCGTTTCCGTAATACAGTTCCATCACCTCGCGATAGGTCTCGGGCAGCGAGCGGATGGCCGCCCACATGGCGTCGCGGGCGAGTTTGTCCGCGACCACGTCCGCCGGATCGGTCGGCTCGACCTCTCGGGCGAACGCCTCGCCCTCGTCGGCCCGTTCGCGCCTTTCCGCGCCCGAGCGCAGGACATCGCGCGCGCGGTTCGCCGTGATGGACAAAAGCCACGTCTTGACGGACGAATGGCCTTGGAACTCATGGTAGTGCTGCCAAGCCCGCAAAAACACATCCTGCGCGATATCTTCGGCCTTGTGAAAGTTGTGGACATACGAATACGCCAGCCGGATCACGTCGCCGCCATACAGTTCCATCCACTCGGCAAGCGGCGCCGCGTCCCCCGGTTGGCTGTCGGTGCGACGCGCGTGCCTCATCATCCTACCCCTTCAGCCATGGGTCCACTGAGTAGACGAACGACGTCCTGACTGTGTGACAAGAACGCGGATCCGCGTGCAGGGTGCTCGGGTTCATGGTACACTTCCGAACGACAAACGTCCGCTATCGCGAGGGGGAGCGTATGTATTCTGCCGTCCGATCGATGTTGTTCCGGCTGTCCGCTGAGCGGGCTCACGAGTGGACGCTCGCGGCACTTCGCCGTTTTCCTGCCGCTGCCGGCTGGATGGCGCGCGCCGTCCAACCGTCGGATCGCCTGGCGCAGACGCTGTTTGGCCTGCGCTTCCCTCATCCGATAGGGCTCGCCGCCGGCCTGGACAAAAACGGCATCGCGATCCCGGCATGGTACCAGATGGGCCTCTCCTTCGTGGAGGTCGGGACGGTCACGCCGAGACCCCAGCCGGGCAACCCCAAGCCGCGCCTGTTTCGGCTGGTGGAGGACGAGGCGCTCATCAACCGGATGGGGTTCAACAACGATGGCGCGGCCGCCGTGGCACGTCGGCTCGAGCGAGCGCGTGCGTCCGGGATGAACGGCGTGCTTGGCGTCAACCTCGGGAAGAACAAGGACACGCCGAACGAACAGGCGCATGACGATTACCGGCTGGCGCTCGTCGAACTCGCGCCCGTGGCCGATTACGTGACCATCAACGTGAGCTCGCCGAACACGCCTGGGTTGCGTGACCTTCAATCGGAGGCGTTCATCCTGGATCTGCTCGCGGCCATCGAACCTGTGCGCAGTCAGTACGGCCTGCCCGTGTGGGTGAAACTGGCGCCGGATTTGCGAAACAGCGAGATCGAACGGATCGCGGATGCGCTCGCGACGTCGACCTATCGAGATCACGTGGGCCTGATCTGCGCCAATACCACGGTGGCGCGGCCGCCTCTGGCGGGCCGACACAGGGCGGAAACGGGAGGATTGAGCGGGCGGCCGCTGAGGGCGAGATCGACCGAAGTCGTGCGGATTGCGGCCCGCGCTGCGCAGGGGCGGCTTCCTATCATGGGATCCGGCGGCGTGTTCAGCGCGGAAGATGCGTACGAGAAAATTCGGAGTGGTGCGTCGCTCGTTCAGATTTATACGGCGCTCATCTACCGGGGCCCGGCCGTCGTCGGCGACATCGTCCGGGGGCTTGACGGGCTGCTCGCGCGAGACGGGTTTGCGAACGTCGCCGAAGCGGTGGGGGCCGACCTGAACAGGTGAGCGTGCGGGAGGCTTGTCCCCCCGCACGGTGAAGTCAAAGGCCGATGATATGGTAGCCGCCGTCGACATGGATGACTTCCCCTGTGACGCCGCGGGCGAGATCGCTCAGGAGAAAGGCGGTGACGTCGCCGACCTCTTCGGCGGTGATATTGCGCTTCAGGGGAGCGCGCTCCTCGACCGCGTGCAGGACCTCGTTGAAGCCGCGCACGCCCTTCGCGGCCAGCGTGCGGATGGGCCCCGCGGAGACGGCGTTGACGCGGATGGCGTCGGGGCCGAGATCGCGCGCGAGGTAGCGAACCGACGCCTCGAGGGCGGCTTTGGCGACGCCCATGACGTTGTAGTTGGGCACAGCCCGCTCGGCGCCGAGGTAGCTCATGGTCACGATGCTGCCGCCGCGCTTCATGAGGGCCCGTGCGGCGCGAGACACGGCGACGAGGCTGTAGGCGCTCGTCTCAAGGGCGAGATCGAACCCCTCGCGCGGGGTGTTCACAAACTCACCCTGCAGATCCTCGACGCGCGCATGCGCGATGGAATGGACGATTCCGTCGATGGAATCTGTGGCACGGCCGATCTCGGCGAACGCGGCCTCGAGCGAAGCCTCATCTTGGACGTCGCACTGGACGATGAGCGGCATCTCTGCGGGAAACGCTTCTTCGCAGAGGCGCCCGAGCTCGCGCCCGGCGCGATCACTCCGGTACGTGAAGATGAGCTTTCCGCCCAACCGCCGAATCGATTCCGCCACTGCCCAGGCGATGGAACGGCGATTGGCGACGCCCATCACGACGATGGTTTTGCCTTCTAAAAGGTGCAACCTCATCTCCCTTTCCAGCGTAACCTCTCCACTCATGTATACCATCTCGGCGCGCGCCCCGTAAACCAAATGCGCGCAAGGGGCCCCGAACTCCTGGCAGGCGCGCGGCACGGCGGGATGGTATCCTCTTATTTCCTCTTCACCTGGAATTGTGGACAGACATGCGCTACAATGGGAACGGATCATGAAAATTCGTAAGGAGGTTGAGCTGCGAATGCCACATCAACTCCCACCGCTCCCGTACGCGTATGACGCGCTGGAGCCGCACATCGACGCGGCGACCATGAATGTCCACTACAACGGTCACCACGCCGCGTACGTCAACAACTTGAACAAAGCGCTGGAAGGCCACGCTGATCTCGAGGCCAAGACCGTGGAACAGCTGATCAGCAACCTCGATGCCGTGCCCGAGGACATCCGCACCGCGGTTCGCAACAACGGCGGCGGCCACGCGAACCACAGCCTGTTCTGGCCCCTTCTGTCGCCGAATGGCGGCGGCGAGCCGACGGGCAAGCTGGCGGAAGCCATCCGCGAGACGTTTGGCAGCTTTGACGCCTTCAAGGAGCAGTTTTCGCAGGTCGCGGCGGGTCGCTTCGGCAGCGGTTGGGCTTGGCTCGTGCTCGACAACGGCAAGCTCGCGCTCATGAGCACGGCCAACCAAGACAACCCGCTCATGGAGGGCAAGAAGCCCATCCTCGGCCTGGACGTCTGGGAGCACGCGTACTACCTCAAGTATCAGAACCGCCGCCCGGAATACATCAAGGCCTTCTGGAACGTCGTGAACTGGGATCAGGCCAACAAGAACTACGAGGCTGCGCTGAACGGCTGACGCGCCTCCGCAAACCGCCCCGCGCGGGGCGGTTTTTTTATGCGTCGAAGCGGTGCAACGCGCGGGAACATTTGACGTTCGCGCATAGCGCCTCTTGGTTTGGATTAGTCTACCATATAAACGCATGCGACCAAGGAGGACCTATGCCAGCGCTCACCCTGCTACGAAACGCGCACGTGTTTGCACCTGACGATCTCGGCGTACTCGACCTTCTCGTGGCGGGCCGGCAGATCGTCGCCATGGACCGCCACCTCGAGCTCGGCGGCAACGTGCCCATGGACGTGATCGACTTGGACGGGCGTCCCACCGTGCCTGGGCTGATTGACCAGCACGTTCACATGGCGGGCGGAGGCGGCGAAGGCGGATTCCACTACCGCACGCCTGAAATCTCGCTGTCGCACGTGACGGCGGCGGGCGTCACAACGGCCGTCGGCGTGCTGGGCACCGACGGGGTCACGCGCAGCACCCGCGAGCTTCTCGCGAAGGCGTTTGCGCTCGACTTTGAAGGCATCACCACGTACATCTACAGCGGCGCGTATCAGGTGCCGACGCGGACGCTGACGGGCATGCCGCGGTCCGATCTCGTCCTCGTCGACAAAGTCGTGGGCGTCGGCGAGATCGCCATCGCCGATTCGCGCTCGAGCCATCCCGACGAACGTGAAATTGCGGAACTGGTGTCCGAAGCGTACGTGGGAGGCCTGTTGGCGGGCAAAGCGGGCGTGGTGCACTTTCACATGGGCGACGAGGACGACCACCTGGATCTCCTCATCCGCGTGGCGCGGCGCACCGGTCTGCCGCGCTCCGTGTTTGTGCCCACGCACCTGAATCGGAATCCGGGGCTGTTGGACGCGAGCATAGAGTGGGGCAAGCGGTACGGCATGTGCGACGTGACGAGCGGGATTCGACCCGATGAGCACGATCACGTCTCTGTCAAGCCGTCCAAGGCCATTGTGAAGCTGCTCGATGGGGGTGTCGAGCCGCACGTCATTAGCATGAGCTCCGACTCGAACGGATCCTCTCCCATCTTCGACGAGCGGGGCAAGCTCGTCGCCATGGGCATTGGAAGCATTGCGACGCTGTGGCAGGAAACGGTGGATCTCATTCGGGAAGAACATCTTCCCATTCCGCTCGCGATTTCCTTTACCACGTCGAACGTCGCGCGGCTGCTCAAGCTTCGGCACAAAGGCCGCCTCAAGCCCGGATGCGACGCGGACATCGTCGTCTGTGACGACGCGTTTCGCATCGAGCGCGTGTATGCCAAGGGCAGGCTCATGGTGAAGGATGGGAAGCCTGTGGTGTTTGGCACGTTCGAGGACTCGAGCCGCGTGCCCGGATCTCCGGGGTCAAGAGCCGAGTCGGCTCACATCGGCACGCCGGAAGCGCGCGCCGCAGTCGGCCCGTCGTCCGACGACGAGGACGATTTCCCCGATCGCGACGAACGGCAAGCGCGATCCCGCAGGCGACGCTACTGCTGCTAAGCGCGTGAGCGCGAGCGCGCGCCTCAGGTGCCAAAGCGAATGAGCTGCAGAATTTCTTGGCGCAGGCGCGCGTCCTCGTATTTGCCGCGCGCGGCGATGGTCGTCGTGCGGCTGCCCGGTTTGCGGATGCCGCGCATGCTCATGCACAGGTGTTCGGCATCCACCACGACCAGAACGCCCTCCGCCTCAAGGGCGTCCGCGAGCGCGTCCGCGATCTCATTGGTCATTCGCTCCTGGACCTGGGGTTTTTTCGCCACCACGTCCACCAGCCGGGCGAGCTTGGAAAGCCCTGTCACCACGTTGCCGTGGGGGAGATATGCCACGTGAGCCGTTCCGAAGAACGGGAGAAGATGATGCTCGCACATCGAGTAAAACGGGATGTCGCGCACCAGCACGACTTCGCCGTGTTCGACGTGAAACCGAGCAGAAAGCTCCTCCTGCGGATCTCTGTGAAGCCCCGCAAAGATCTCCTCGTACATCCTCGCCACGCGGGCAGGCGTGTCCACCAGCCCCTCGCGGTCCGGATCCTCGCCGATGGCCTCCAAGATCATGCGGATGGCTTGCTCAATTCGCGCCGTGTCCATCGGCTTGTCCATTTCTCGAGATGCGCGCACGCGCTCCGAGTCCACGCGAGATGTCGCCACACTGATCCTCCTCAAAATCGCCGCCCGAAAAGCCCCGTGCCCGCCTTCAGGCGGGCGGGCAGTCGACGCCGCTGTCGCGAAACTGAACCGTGTTGTACAGGCCGCCCCACGTTTTCACCTGATTCACGTAGGATGTGGCCGGGCAGCCGGCGTAATACGCAATATAACCGCGGATGTTTGACCCGCTCACCATCGGGCGATTGCCCTCAATCGGCGCGATCGCGAGAAAACACGGTTCCGCCACCGTCTGAAGGTCGTAAGTCACATACTGCCACTGATTGACATAGAAGGCCGGCTGCAGCCGCTGCGAGACGCTTTTCACGCCAGCGACAAATCCCTGGATGAACGACTGGAACTCCGCAGCCGTTGACGCAGGATTATTGTATCCCTCCGGATCCAAAATCACAAAGTCCGGTTTGCGCGTCCCCGGATACGCCTCGACTTGCGAAGCGGCGTACGCCCCAGCCGCGTACCCTGCCTCGTAGAAGCCCTTACCCGCCTCGGGCCAGCTGACCGTCCAAAACGAAAGCCACCACGCCGAATGGCCTGTAGCCGCGAAGGCGCGCGCAATGTGAAGATCCGGTTGGCTGGCGATCACCTGCGTGTAGGGCGACGTCTCGATGCCAAGCGCCGTGGTGGTGGCGACACCCGGCCACCCCTGCTGGAACGCCTGCAGGACCTCCTGTTCGGTCGAAAACGAGGCGTAAAGGCCCACGGACGGCGTGGACACGGTGGGAGACGGATCGACTCCTTGCGAGACGGAGACGCCCACCACGTGCGGCGAGCT
Proteins encoded:
- a CDS encoding sigma-70 family RNA polymerase sigma factor — protein: MRHARRTDSQPGDAAPLAEWMELYGGDVIRLAYSYVHNFHKAEDIAQDVFLRAWQHYHEFQGHSSVKTWLLSITANRARDVLRSGAERRERADEGEAFAREVEPTDPADVVADKLARDAMWAAIRSLPETYREVMELYYGNDLTTHEVAEVLGIRDETVRTRLHRGRHLLERALAERGGMGVDHARG
- the fabI gene encoding enoyl-ACP reductase FabI, with the translated sequence MRLHLLEGKTIVVMGVANRRSIAWAVAESIRRLGGKLIFTYRSDRAGRELGRLCEEAFPAEMPLIVQCDVQDEASLEAAFAEIGRATDSIDGIVHSIAHARVEDLQGEFVNTPREGFDLALETSAYSLVAVSRAARALMKRGGSIVTMSYLGAERAVPNYNVMGVAKAALEASVRYLARDLGPDAIRVNAVSAGPIRTLAAKGVRGFNEVLHAVEERAPLKRNITAEEVGDVTAFLLSDLARGVTGEVIHVDGGYHIIGL
- a CDS encoding superoxide dismutase translates to MPHQLPPLPYAYDALEPHIDAATMNVHYNGHHAAYVNNLNKALEGHADLEAKTVEQLISNLDAVPEDIRTAVRNNGGGHANHSLFWPLLSPNGGGEPTGKLAEAIRETFGSFDAFKEQFSQVAAGRFGSGWAWLVLDNGKLALMSTANQDNPLMEGKKPILGLDVWEHAYYLKYQNRRPEYIKAFWNVVNWDQANKNYEAALNG
- the folE gene encoding GTP cyclohydrolase I FolE, with translation MDTARIEQAIRMILEAIGEDPDREGLVDTPARVARMYEEIFAGLHRDPQEELSARFHVEHGEVVLVRDIPFYSMCEHHLLPFFGTAHVAYLPHGNVVTGLSKLARLVDVVAKKPQVQERMTNEIADALADALEAEGVLVVVDAEHLCMSMRGIRKPGSRTTTIAARGKYEDARLRQEILQLIRFGT
- a CDS encoding quinone-dependent dihydroorotate dehydrogenase, with the protein product MYSAVRSMLFRLSAERAHEWTLAALRRFPAAAGWMARAVQPSDRLAQTLFGLRFPHPIGLAAGLDKNGIAIPAWYQMGLSFVEVGTVTPRPQPGNPKPRLFRLVEDEALINRMGFNNDGAAAVARRLERARASGMNGVLGVNLGKNKDTPNEQAHDDYRLALVELAPVADYVTINVSSPNTPGLRDLQSEAFILDLLAAIEPVRSQYGLPVWVKLAPDLRNSEIERIADALATSTYRDHVGLICANTTVARPPLAGRHRAETGGLSGRPLRARSTEVVRIAARAAQGRLPIMGSGGVFSAEDAYEKIRSGASLVQIYTALIYRGPAVVGDIVRGLDGLLARDGFANVAEAVGADLNR
- the ald gene encoding alanine dehydrogenase, which encodes MIIGVPKEIKDNENRVAITPALAHALVDQGHEVRIEAGAGDGSGFRDEDYIAAGATIVPDAETVWKTAEMVMKVKEPQPVEYSYFRSGLILFTYLHLAPEPELTKALVESGVTAVAYETVQLEDRSLPLLTPMSEVAGRMSIQIGAHFLEKAHGGRGVLLGGVPGVLPARVIVVGGGIVGTNAARVAAGMGADVTILDNNPQRLRELDDLFQGRVRTMMSNPYNLREQIEGADLLIGAVLIPGARAPKIVTEEMVKGMNRGAVVVDVAIDQGGSIETIDRITTHSNPVFEKHGVLHYAVANIPGAVPRTSTLALTNATAPYALRLAQGREDALRRDPALARGVNVYKGHVTYRAVADALGMAYTPIDSLL
- the iadA gene encoding beta-aspartyl-peptidase produces the protein MPALTLLRNAHVFAPDDLGVLDLLVAGRQIVAMDRHLELGGNVPMDVIDLDGRPTVPGLIDQHVHMAGGGGEGGFHYRTPEISLSHVTAAGVTTAVGVLGTDGVTRSTRELLAKAFALDFEGITTYIYSGAYQVPTRTLTGMPRSDLVLVDKVVGVGEIAIADSRSSHPDEREIAELVSEAYVGGLLAGKAGVVHFHMGDEDDHLDLLIRVARRTGLPRSVFVPTHLNRNPGLLDASIEWGKRYGMCDVTSGIRPDEHDHVSVKPSKAIVKLLDGGVEPHVISMSSDSNGSSPIFDERGKLVAMGIGSIATLWQETVDLIREEHLPIPLAISFTTSNVARLLKLRHKGRLKPGCDADIVVCDDAFRIERVYAKGRLMVKDGKPVVFGTFEDSSRVPGSPGSRAESAHIGTPEARAAVGPSSDDEDDFPDRDERQARSRRRRYCC